One window from the genome of Crateriforma spongiae encodes:
- a CDS encoding DUF1559 domain-containing protein, giving the protein MNLKRTGFTLVELLVVITIIGVLAGLLLPAVQSAREAARLAQCGNQVKNLALAAIQYENNKGEMPGWCMKFGDFAGGVNPSDPDAGASPAHQKVGTWAVGLLPYLDGQPIYEVWNEDKYPVIGPGSPENPSSTGESGEGYTASAAPNLPIFQCPSSPVIVGDLGRNSYISNNGFHPQDLQGNFVNVAHTNANGPAATFASSQERANGVFTNKFAGATNAATGDRVRMDDFKDGAGNTVLFSENLQAMPWHRAGLMGQTDLTNASLEYDPFSRYTNGMVYWYADDNPTNFPGAISLNGANSILKINGGDQSGDKFNIEMPKVRNAQNLIRAAQLARPSSAHVDGVQMGFADGTVRFIAEGIDYRVYQAYMTTRGKSSDVPFNEFIPRGQSL; this is encoded by the coding sequence ATGAACCTTAAACGCACCGGATTTACCCTGGTGGAACTGCTGGTGGTGATCACCATCATCGGCGTCTTGGCCGGCCTGTTGCTGCCCGCCGTCCAATCGGCCCGTGAAGCCGCCCGTCTGGCCCAATGCGGAAACCAGGTCAAAAACTTGGCTCTCGCCGCGATCCAATACGAAAACAACAAGGGCGAAATGCCCGGCTGGTGCATGAAGTTCGGTGACTTCGCCGGCGGCGTGAACCCCAGTGATCCGGATGCGGGCGCCAGCCCGGCCCACCAAAAGGTCGGCACTTGGGCGGTCGGCTTGTTGCCTTACCTGGACGGCCAACCGATTTATGAAGTGTGGAACGAGGACAAGTACCCGGTCATTGGTCCCGGCAGCCCCGAAAACCCGTCGTCCACCGGCGAATCGGGCGAAGGTTACACCGCCAGCGCGGCCCCGAACCTGCCGATTTTCCAGTGCCCCAGCAGTCCCGTCATCGTGGGCGACCTGGGCCGTAACAGCTACATCAGCAACAACGGTTTCCATCCCCAAGACCTGCAAGGCAACTTCGTCAACGTCGCGCACACCAATGCCAACGGCCCGGCGGCGACCTTCGCCAGCTCGCAAGAGCGTGCCAACGGCGTCTTCACCAACAAGTTTGCCGGCGCGACCAACGCCGCCACCGGCGACCGTGTCCGCATGGACGACTTCAAGGATGGTGCGGGAAACACGGTTCTGTTCAGCGAAAATCTGCAAGCGATGCCCTGGCACCGTGCCGGCTTGATGGGCCAAACCGATCTGACCAACGCAAGCTTGGAATACGACCCGTTCAGCCGATACACCAACGGCATGGTGTACTGGTATGCGGATGATAACCCGACCAATTTCCCGGGTGCGATCTCGCTGAACGGTGCCAATTCGATCTTGAAGATCAACGGCGGCGATCAAAGCGGCGACAAGTTCAACATCGAAATGCCGAAAGTTCGCAACGCTCAAAACCTGATCCGCGCCGCCCAACTGGCTCGCCCCTCATCGGCTCACGTCGACGGCGTTCAGATGGGATTTGCCGACGGTACCGTACGATTCATCGCCGAAGGCATCGACTATCGCGTCTATCAGGCCTACATGACGACTCGCGGCAAGAGCAGCGACGTGCCGTTCAACGAGTTCATTCCGAGGGGACAATCCCTGTAG
- a CDS encoding class I SAM-dependent methyltransferase, translating to MMTPVSLSPINNTLNQRIGSYRLIDFGRGRKLERVAGRWLDRPSPAAEGVRPADPDAWGNAESVFDLGRRKWKHHRPWPDDLLADCGRFEMPVAPTPFGHIGLFPEQQDNWQWLMSPDPLRCNELSETEGREHTDAPEVAGDRPAALNLFAYTGASTMALATAGFAVAHVDAAKPNVATARRAAAVNGLTDWPIRYLVDDAAKFAAREVRRGRHYHTIVLDPPAYGHAPGGKAWRIERDLWPLLDHCLQLAQPAGHRLLITGHSPQVDQHAVKDFLIRHGYDSGMIRTGRSQLTDQQGRRLDAGFFVRVDTRGGSEASAESGQSN from the coding sequence ATGATGACGCCCGTTTCCCTTTCACCGATCAACAACACTTTGAATCAACGCATCGGTTCCTACCGATTGATCGACTTCGGGCGTGGCCGAAAATTGGAGCGTGTTGCCGGCCGCTGGCTGGATCGTCCGTCCCCGGCAGCCGAAGGGGTCCGCCCGGCCGACCCCGACGCTTGGGGCAACGCCGAATCGGTGTTTGATCTGGGCCGCCGAAAGTGGAAGCATCATCGACCGTGGCCTGATGATTTGCTGGCCGATTGTGGTCGTTTCGAAATGCCCGTAGCACCGACGCCGTTTGGGCACATCGGCCTGTTCCCCGAACAGCAAGACAATTGGCAATGGCTGATGTCGCCTGATCCTCTCCGGTGCAACGAGTTGTCGGAAACGGAAGGCCGTGAACACACGGATGCACCGGAGGTGGCGGGCGATCGTCCGGCCGCGCTGAACCTGTTTGCCTACACCGGCGCGTCGACGATGGCGTTGGCGACTGCCGGGTTTGCGGTGGCTCATGTGGATGCGGCCAAGCCCAACGTGGCGACCGCGCGTCGGGCCGCGGCGGTCAATGGTTTGACGGATTGGCCGATCCGATACTTGGTCGACGATGCCGCGAAGTTTGCCGCACGTGAAGTCAGGCGTGGCCGGCACTATCACACGATCGTTTTGGATCCGCCGGCGTATGGTCACGCACCGGGCGGCAAGGCGTGGCGAATCGAACGTGATCTGTGGCCTTTGTTGGATCATTGTTTACAACTGGCCCAGCCCGCCGGGCATCGTTTGTTGATCACGGGGCATTCACCCCAAGTGGACCAGCATGCGGTGAAGGACTTTTTGATCCGACACGGCTATGACAGTGGCATGATCCGGACGGGAAGGTCACAATTAACGGATCAGCAGGGGCGACGATTGGATGCGGGATTTTTTGTCCGTGTCGACACGCGGGGCGGCTCGGAAGCGTCGGCCGAATCCGGCCAATCGAACTGA
- a CDS encoding DUF6655 family protein produces MSTFRRRRTCNPDRRGGRLGWWIFGILTVATFGCGTTRDYQATEQLVLSDAVDRSVSTIDFRPLSGQKVYLDTSYLRSVKGADFVNADYVTSSLRQQIVAAGCLMQDSANEADLIIEARIGTLGSDDHRMTYGVPENNVLSSAASLVSSAPAVPTLPEISVARREAREGAAKIAAFAYDRKTRKAVWQSGIRQSSATARDTWVLGVGPFQSGTIRDDTKLAGSKLIRFGRRHHKGAGPEMFDRPPVDYTAEVRFDDGWPALDPNHSGVEMIAGDASKAEPIEAAEKEAMVKMVSAKSPSEKTPAEKTANAKSGKSSGGATSNAPAKSAKKAGPGDQPKPPSGASEPTVRPRRGQVIQAGPTGG; encoded by the coding sequence ATGTCCACCTTTCGACGACGTCGAACTTGCAACCCTGATCGCCGTGGCGGTCGGCTTGGCTGGTGGATTTTCGGCATCCTGACCGTCGCAACGTTCGGATGCGGCACCACCCGTGATTACCAGGCGACGGAACAACTGGTCCTCAGCGACGCCGTCGATCGCAGCGTATCGACCATCGATTTCCGGCCGCTCAGCGGACAAAAAGTCTATCTGGACACCAGCTATTTGCGGTCGGTCAAAGGGGCCGATTTCGTCAACGCCGACTATGTCACCAGTTCGCTGCGTCAGCAGATCGTTGCGGCAGGCTGTCTGATGCAGGATTCGGCCAACGAAGCGGACTTGATCATCGAAGCCCGCATCGGGACCCTGGGATCCGACGATCATCGGATGACGTACGGGGTTCCGGAAAACAATGTGCTGTCCAGCGCCGCGTCGTTGGTGTCCAGTGCGCCGGCGGTTCCGACGCTGCCCGAAATCAGCGTCGCGCGACGCGAAGCCCGCGAGGGGGCGGCGAAGATTGCCGCCTTTGCGTACGATCGCAAGACCCGCAAAGCGGTGTGGCAATCTGGAATCCGACAATCCTCGGCGACCGCACGAGACACTTGGGTGCTGGGCGTCGGTCCGTTCCAAAGTGGCACGATCCGCGACGACACGAAGCTGGCCGGCAGCAAGCTGATCCGTTTCGGCAGACGCCACCACAAAGGGGCTGGTCCGGAGATGTTTGATCGGCCTCCGGTGGACTACACCGCCGAAGTCCGCTTTGACGACGGTTGGCCCGCGCTGGACCCCAATCACAGTGGGGTGGAAATGATCGCTGGTGATGCGTCCAAAGCGGAGCCAATTGAGGCCGCGGAAAAGGAGGCGATGGTGAAGATGGTTTCGGCCAAGTCGCCGTCTGAAAAAACGCCTGCCGAAAAAACAGCGAACGCGAAGTCGGGCAAGTCATCCGGTGGGGCGACGTCGAATGCGCCCGCCAAGTCGGCGAAAAAAGCGGGGCCTGGCGATCAACCCAAGCCGCCGTCGGGGGCTTCGGAGCCGACCGTTCGTCCGCGTCGTGGGCAAGTCATTCAGGCCGGACCGACCGGCGGCTGA
- a CDS encoding cysteine desulfurase family protein, with protein MIYLDFNRTTPIAPSVLEAMQPFWAEHFMLPGQEHPQAQAVGEAVEHARECVAILAGCDPFEVVFTSGGTEANNLGVLGVAGDHPAGHLLISAVEHDAVTMTSEKLEQRGWDVEVVPCDGSGWVDPDEVQQRIRPGQTRLVCVQLANATTGVVQSVREIADRCHNHGVPLHCDGVQAFGKMPVDVVQLRADTVSISGHRMYGPKGVGALYVRRGLDLSPMMFGDPREMGLRPGSENIPSLIGLGAASNLAARCCVDAANNLSELRDRFVAGLQSAMPDVMSVVAEDAERLPNTVSVQLNANAKAVQRIARTLVIATARSESPPDEMTRALKAIGCSDSEVNRTLRISLGWTTSRDQIDRAVDLLAEAADTCAA; from the coding sequence TTGATTTACCTGGATTTCAACCGGACCACGCCCATCGCGCCGTCGGTTTTGGAAGCGATGCAGCCCTTTTGGGCCGAGCATTTCATGTTGCCGGGCCAGGAGCATCCGCAGGCCCAAGCGGTCGGGGAGGCGGTCGAGCACGCTCGTGAATGTGTCGCGATTTTGGCCGGATGTGATCCGTTTGAGGTCGTTTTCACCAGCGGCGGCACCGAAGCCAATAATTTGGGTGTTTTGGGCGTCGCCGGCGATCATCCGGCGGGACACTTGCTGATCAGCGCGGTGGAACATGACGCCGTGACGATGACCAGCGAAAAGCTGGAACAACGCGGATGGGACGTCGAAGTGGTGCCCTGTGACGGCAGCGGCTGGGTCGACCCGGACGAGGTGCAGCAGCGAATTCGACCAGGCCAAACGCGGCTGGTTTGTGTGCAACTGGCCAATGCGACCACCGGCGTCGTCCAGTCGGTCCGCGAAATCGCCGATCGATGTCACAATCATGGTGTCCCGCTGCACTGCGACGGCGTCCAAGCTTTCGGAAAAATGCCGGTCGATGTTGTCCAGTTGCGGGCCGACACCGTCTCCATCTCGGGGCACCGGATGTACGGGCCCAAGGGGGTCGGGGCGTTGTATGTCCGCCGTGGGCTGGACCTTTCCCCGATGATGTTCGGCGATCCGCGAGAAATGGGACTGCGTCCGGGCAGCGAGAATATCCCGTCGCTGATTGGGCTGGGAGCCGCTTCGAATTTAGCCGCCCGATGCTGTGTCGACGCGGCGAATAACCTGTCGGAGCTCCGTGATCGGTTCGTCGCGGGGCTGCAATCGGCGATGCCGGACGTGATGTCGGTGGTTGCCGAAGACGCCGAACGGTTGCCCAACACGGTGTCGGTCCAGCTGAATGCCAACGCCAAAGCGGTCCAGAGGATCGCTCGGACACTGGTCATCGCGACCGCACGTAGCGAATCGCCGCCCGACGAGATGACTCGAGCTTTGAAAGCCATTGGGTGCAGCGATAGCGAGGTCAACCGGACGCTGAGGATCAGTCTGGGGTGGACGACCAGCCGCGACCAAATCGACCGCGCGGTGGATTTGTTGGCCGAAGCGGCCGACACCTGTGCGGCTTAA
- the larE gene encoding ATP-dependent sacrificial sulfur transferase LarE, whose protein sequence is MTAPTDTIDRDTQATADALVQRIGQLGHVIVAFSGGVDSSVVAAAAHRSTADAIAVTAVSPSVPAWQRDLAVRIAAQIGIDHQWVETGEIADPDYVRNDARRCFHCKTNLYDSLGHIRRAMAPQGGATILSGTNADDLGDYRPGIQAGRDHDIVTPLANLGIGKAMVRQVADHFGLENADLPASPCLASRLAYGVSVTPERLAMVESAEDWLRGQGFSDLRVRLHPGGLARVEVPRSELPRLAGTELADEMSKKLVQIGFQFVTVEPTGLRSGNLNQALVQIPLPDSARSADVASSPDAVSPTVSASTRPPASA, encoded by the coding sequence ATGACAGCCCCCACGGACACCATCGATCGCGATACCCAGGCGACCGCGGACGCCTTGGTCCAGCGGATCGGGCAATTGGGGCACGTGATCGTCGCATTTTCCGGCGGGGTCGACAGCAGCGTGGTGGCCGCCGCGGCGCATCGTTCGACCGCCGATGCGATCGCCGTGACCGCGGTGTCACCCAGCGTCCCGGCTTGGCAACGCGACTTGGCCGTTCGCATCGCAGCACAGATCGGCATCGATCATCAATGGGTGGAAACGGGGGAAATCGCCGATCCCGATTACGTCCGCAACGACGCCCGCCGTTGTTTTCACTGTAAGACGAACTTGTACGATTCGTTGGGGCACATCCGCCGCGCGATGGCACCCCAGGGTGGGGCGACCATTTTGTCGGGGACCAATGCGGACGACTTGGGCGATTACCGGCCGGGCATCCAAGCGGGCCGGGACCACGACATTGTCACACCGCTGGCGAATCTGGGGATCGGCAAGGCGATGGTGCGTCAGGTTGCCGATCATTTCGGGCTGGAAAACGCCGATTTGCCCGCTTCGCCGTGCTTGGCTAGCCGGCTGGCGTACGGTGTTTCGGTCACGCCCGAACGTTTGGCGATGGTGGAATCGGCCGAAGATTGGTTGCGCGGACAAGGGTTTTCCGACCTAAGGGTTCGACTGCACCCCGGTGGCCTGGCTCGGGTGGAGGTTCCGAGGTCAGAATTGCCCCGCTTGGCCGGCACCGAATTGGCGGATGAAATGTCGAAAAAGCTAGTCCAGATCGGGTTTCAATTTGTTACGGTCGAACCGACAGGGCTGCGTAGCGGTAATCTGAACCAGGCGTTGGTTCAGATCCCTTTGCCTGATTCGGCCCGATCAGCCGACGTGGCCAGCTCACCCGACGCTGTCAGCCCAACCGTTTCCGCGTCGACGCGTCCGCCGGCGTCCGCCTAG